A part of Bacillus thuringiensis genomic DNA contains:
- the rplT gene encoding 50S ribosomal protein L20 — protein MPRVKGGTVTRQRRKKVIKLAKGYYGSKSTLFKVANQQVMKSLMYAFRDRRQKKRDFRKLWITRINAAARMNGLSYSRLMHGLKNAGIEVNRKMLADLAVHDEKAFAELATVAKNNIN, from the coding sequence ATGCCAAGAGTAAAAGGTGGTACAGTTACTCGTCAACGTCGTAAAAAAGTTATAAAATTAGCAAAAGGTTACTACGGTTCTAAGAGTACATTATTCAAGGTTGCTAACCAACAGGTTATGAAATCTCTAATGTATGCATTCCGTGACCGTCGTCAAAAGAAACGTGACTTCCGTAAATTATGGATTACACGTATCAACGCAGCAGCTCGTATGAATGGTCTTTCTTACAGCCGCTTAATGCACGGTCTTAAAAATGCTGGCATCGAAGTTAACCGCAAGATGCTTGCTGACTTAGCTGTTCATGACGAAAAAGCTTTCGCTGAATTAGCAACAGTTGCAAAAAACAACATTAACTAA
- a CDS encoding replication initiation and membrane attachment family protein, with protein sequence MEKQSWMELLPIDRYKVNAKGLLHNYDRKVLTMLYQPLIGSRAFSLYMTLWGELEQDRVFGKENTHHSLMVTMQMQLPEIYEERVKLEAIGLLKVYIKKEKDIRMFIYELQPPLSPKQFFDDIVLSIFLYNRLSRTKYNQVKQYFLEEEFDFASYENVTRSFNDVFGSFNPGQLEHAQEDLRIPKTTAMPSNEKGDAPKVWNDFFDFSLFVDGLSALVPKKAITDQVRECVITLAYVYDVDVLSMQNIVLGTVTEMQTIDIERLRKGARDWYQFENGQALPVLSERVQPHAARMMKGKEPSTQEEMLIKQLEEISPKQLLKEISGGAEATKADLQIVEDVMINQKLTPGVVNVLIYYVMLRSDMKLAKTYVEKIAGHWARKKVGTVAEAMALAKEENRQYQEWAETKKKGRTSKKTVRTEMVPDWLKEEPKEQEKETETVKKDISKKKDASTLDDERKRLEEVLKKYKRD encoded by the coding sequence ATGGAAAAACAGTCATGGATGGAGCTATTGCCAATTGATCGTTATAAAGTAAATGCGAAAGGGTTACTGCATAATTACGACCGAAAAGTGTTAACGATGTTGTATCAGCCATTAATAGGTAGTAGAGCTTTTAGCTTATATATGACGCTATGGGGGGAGCTTGAGCAAGATCGTGTGTTTGGAAAAGAGAATACACATCATTCCCTTATGGTGACCATGCAAATGCAGCTTCCCGAAATATATGAGGAACGAGTAAAGTTAGAGGCAATTGGGCTTTTGAAGGTATATATTAAGAAAGAAAAAGATATTCGAATGTTTATATACGAATTGCAACCACCTTTATCTCCGAAGCAGTTTTTTGATGATATTGTGTTAAGCATCTTTTTATACAATCGATTGAGTCGGACAAAATATAATCAAGTAAAGCAATATTTCTTAGAAGAAGAATTTGATTTTGCTTCTTATGAAAATGTTACGCGTTCTTTCAATGATGTGTTTGGTTCGTTTAATCCAGGACAGCTTGAGCATGCGCAAGAAGATCTTCGTATTCCAAAAACGACAGCCATGCCAAGTAACGAGAAGGGAGATGCTCCGAAAGTTTGGAATGATTTCTTTGATTTCTCCTTATTTGTAGATGGCTTGTCCGCTCTTGTCCCTAAAAAGGCAATTACAGATCAAGTGCGAGAGTGTGTCATTACACTTGCTTACGTGTACGATGTAGATGTGTTATCGATGCAAAATATCGTTCTTGGTACGGTGACAGAGATGCAGACAATTGATATCGAAAGGCTTAGAAAAGGAGCACGTGATTGGTATCAGTTCGAAAACGGTCAAGCGTTACCTGTATTAAGTGAAAGGGTACAGCCTCACGCTGCACGTATGATGAAAGGGAAAGAGCCTTCTACGCAAGAAGAGATGTTAATCAAACAGTTAGAGGAAATCTCACCAAAACAACTATTGAAAGAAATCTCTGGTGGTGCAGAGGCGACAAAGGCTGACTTACAAATCGTTGAAGATGTAATGATCAATCAAAAATTAACGCCAGGTGTTGTGAATGTACTTATTTATTACGTTATGCTACGCTCAGATATGAAACTTGCGAAAACGTATGTGGAGAAAATTGCTGGGCATTGGGCACGTAAAAAGGTCGGTACAGTAGCTGAAGCAATGGCGTTAGCGAAAGAAGAAAATCGTCAATATCAAGAATGGGCTGAGACGAAGAAAAAAGGTCGTACGTCGAAGAAAACAGTGCGAACAGAAATGGTACCAGATTGGCTGAAAGAAGAGCCGAAAGAACAAGAGAAAGAAACAGAAACAGTGAAGAAAGATATAAGTAAGAAAAAAGATGCGAGTACGTTAGACGATGAACGAAAACGACTAGAAGAAGTGTTAAAAAAATATAAGCGTGATTAA
- the ytxC gene encoding putative sporulation protein YtxC: MIEICFEEKNDAMHVYRQLLKRAGLLYKETNVYLQEQKVAIHIPVCESNYIEKILLPVMVYFIVNVKQNEWIYTILKEKFFYEEEEECHQILNMAQEILNGRRKGIARELTRHTFESYIKSSLNNWLCDPLSFSFSSYVRFRLRTYREMVTKLAEVSIDEYKLEQEYQMFIETLRQQVRSRKSRLSCVHLIFDESFIFYDDKGRRLKQEKLVQYIDEELLQQKDVYIDTKVIAPLLSISPKKIYLYTKEQDHNMIITLRNVFQERVQLHGLHEFERNVKNLKNKGNALDFLSF, encoded by the coding sequence GTGATTGAAATTTGCTTCGAAGAAAAAAATGATGCTATGCATGTATATAGACAACTATTGAAAAGAGCGGGACTGTTATATAAGGAAACGAATGTGTATTTACAGGAACAAAAGGTGGCGATTCACATACCAGTATGTGAATCGAATTATATTGAAAAGATTTTATTGCCAGTAATGGTATATTTCATTGTGAATGTAAAGCAAAATGAGTGGATTTATACAATCTTAAAAGAAAAGTTTTTTTATGAAGAAGAGGAAGAGTGTCATCAAATATTGAATATGGCACAAGAAATTTTAAACGGAAGAAGAAAAGGGATTGCTCGTGAATTAACACGCCATACATTTGAATCATATATTAAATCCTCTTTAAATAACTGGCTTTGTGATCCGCTTTCGTTTTCGTTTTCATCATATGTTCGCTTTCGCCTTCGTACATATAGGGAAATGGTAACTAAGCTTGCTGAAGTGTCGATTGATGAGTATAAGTTGGAACAAGAATATCAAATGTTTATTGAGACGCTAAGGCAACAAGTACGCAGCAGAAAATCACGTTTGTCCTGTGTGCATCTTATTTTTGATGAAAGTTTTATTTTCTATGATGATAAAGGTAGACGTTTAAAACAGGAGAAATTAGTCCAATATATAGACGAGGAATTATTACAGCAAAAGGATGTATATATTGATACGAAAGTAATTGCACCACTTCTTTCTATTTCGCCGAAAAAAATTTATTTATATACGAAAGAACAAGACCATAATATGATTATTACTTTGCGAAATGTATTTCAAGAACGGGTCCAATTACATGGATTACATGAGTTTGAGCGCAATGTGAAAAATTTAAAAAATAAAGGTAACGCCCTTGATTTTCTAAGTTTTTGA
- a CDS encoding M42 family metallopeptidase, with product MTKLDATLTMLKELTDARGIAGNEREPREVMKKYIEPFADELSTDNLGSLVAKKVGEENGPKIMVAGHLDEVGFMITQIDDKGFLRFQTVGGWWSQVMLAQRVTIVTRKGDITGVIGSKPPHILPPEARKKPVEIKDMFIDIGASSQEEAMEWGVRPGDQVVPYFEFQVMKNEKMLLAKAWDNRIGCAIAIDVLKQLKDEKHPNVVYGVGTVQEEVGLRGAKTSANYIKPDIAFAVDVGIAGDTPGVTAKEAQSKMGDGPQIILYDASVIGHTGLRDFVVDVADELQIPYQYDSVAGGGTDAGAIHIAVNGIPSMAITIATRYIHSHAAMLHRDDYENAVKLIVEVIKRLDKEAVHNITFN from the coding sequence ATGACAAAATTAGACGCGACATTGACAATGCTAAAAGAATTAACAGATGCACGTGGTATCGCGGGTAACGAACGTGAACCACGCGAAGTAATGAAGAAATATATTGAGCCGTTTGCGGACGAACTTTCTACTGATAATTTAGGAAGTTTAGTTGCGAAAAAAGTAGGGGAAGAAAATGGCCCGAAAATTATGGTTGCTGGTCATTTAGATGAAGTTGGCTTTATGATTACGCAAATTGATGACAAAGGCTTCCTTCGTTTCCAAACAGTTGGTGGCTGGTGGTCACAGGTTATGCTTGCGCAGCGTGTGACAATTGTAACGCGTAAAGGAGATATAACAGGTGTAATTGGTTCAAAACCACCGCACATCTTACCTCCAGAAGCGCGTAAAAAGCCAGTCGAAATTAAAGACATGTTCATCGATATTGGTGCTTCTAGCCAAGAAGAAGCGATGGAGTGGGGCGTACGACCAGGAGATCAAGTTGTACCTTACTTTGAATTCCAAGTGATGAAGAATGAAAAAATGTTACTTGCAAAAGCATGGGATAACCGAATTGGCTGTGCAATTGCAATTGACGTATTAAAACAGTTAAAAGATGAAAAGCATCCAAACGTTGTATATGGCGTAGGGACTGTACAAGAAGAAGTCGGTCTTCGTGGTGCGAAAACATCTGCAAACTATATTAAACCAGATATCGCATTCGCAGTAGATGTTGGTATCGCTGGTGACACACCTGGTGTAACGGCAAAAGAAGCACAAAGTAAAATGGGTGATGGACCACAAATCATTTTATATGATGCTTCTGTTATTGGACATACAGGGTTACGTGACTTTGTAGTTGATGTTGCTGATGAATTACAAATTCCGTACCAATATGATTCAGTAGCGGGCGGAGGAACGGATGCAGGTGCAATTCACATTGCTGTAAATGGTATTCCGTCTATGGCAATTACGATTGCAACGCGCTACATTCATTCTCATGCGGCAATGTTACACCGTGATGACTATGAAAATGCAGTGAAGTTAATTGTAGAAGTTATTAAACGTCTTGATAAAGAGGCTGTACATAACATTACATTTAATTAA
- a CDS encoding dUTP diphosphatase gives MDLLQLFKLQKELDDRIAKEHDLQPKKLLKEKMLALLVEIGELANETRCFKYWSNKPASEREVILEEYVDGLHFILSIGIDLGIDKNFLFYKCAQTNKTQVEIFLDTYAKVIRFTDQPSITNYIELFTSYLRLGQALEFEQEEIEKAYLDKNEVNHQRQTQGY, from the coding sequence ATGGACTTACTACAACTATTTAAATTACAAAAAGAATTAGATGACCGTATTGCGAAAGAGCATGACTTACAACCGAAAAAGTTGTTAAAAGAAAAAATGTTAGCTCTTCTTGTAGAAATTGGAGAACTTGCAAATGAAACACGTTGCTTTAAATATTGGAGCAACAAACCAGCATCAGAACGTGAAGTAATATTAGAAGAATACGTAGATGGTTTGCATTTTATTTTATCAATCGGAATTGATTTAGGTATTGATAAAAACTTCCTATTCTATAAATGTGCACAAACGAATAAAACACAAGTAGAAATTTTCTTAGACACATATGCGAAGGTAATTCGTTTTACAGATCAACCATCTATTACGAACTATATTGAATTATTTACAAGCTATCTTCGACTTGGACAAGCGCTTGAGTTTGAGCAAGAAGAGATTGAAAAGGCGTATTTAGATAAAAATGAAGTAAATCATCAGCGTCAAACACAAGGATACTAA
- the nrdR gene encoding transcriptional regulator NrdR: MRCPSCSHNGTRVLDSRPVDEGRSIRRRRECESCLSRFTTFERVEESPLIVVKKEGTREEFNKEKILRGLIKACEKRPVSLRQLEEVTQSVERELRNLGISEVKSDMIGEIVMEELRDIDDVAYVRFASVYRQFKDLNVFIEELKDILQKERE; the protein is encoded by the coding sequence TTGCGTTGTCCATCCTGTTCTCATAATGGTACAAGAGTGTTAGATTCGCGTCCGGTAGACGAGGGGCGCTCTATTCGAAGAAGGAGAGAGTGTGAAAGTTGTTTAAGTCGCTTTACGACATTTGAAAGAGTAGAAGAGTCACCTCTTATCGTTGTAAAAAAAGAAGGCACACGAGAAGAGTTTAATAAAGAAAAGATTTTGCGCGGCTTGATTAAAGCGTGCGAAAAAAGACCAGTATCTTTAAGACAATTAGAAGAAGTAACTCAAAGTGTGGAACGTGAACTTCGTAATTTAGGTATATCAGAAGTGAAAAGTGATATGATTGGTGAAATTGTTATGGAAGAACTGCGTGATATTGATGATGTTGCTTACGTGCGTTTTGCTTCTGTATATCGCCAATTTAAAGATTTAAATGTATTTATTGAAGAATTAAAAGATATACTGCAAAAAGAAAGAGAGTAG
- the dnaI gene encoding primosomal protein DnaI: protein MEHIQNSFAKLMENKNFKNRYEVLKAEVMAHPRVKEFIDEHQGEVTTSMIERSLVKLYEYIGQSVGCADCPDLGSCKNMLQGYEPKLVIQGKMIDIQYDRCVRKVAYDERKKYEKLVQSVYMPTDILQATMENLDPSDLDARIDAIGAANEFLSTYEPGKKVQGLYLYGKFGVGKTYLLGAMANELAQKKISSMLVYFPEFLREIKSSIQDNSIGEKIDAVKRVQVLMLDDIGAEAMSSFVRDDVLGAILQFRMLENLPTFFTSNFDFKELEHHLTYTQRGEAEQMKAARIMERIKYLAKPIPIGGKNRRHK from the coding sequence ATGGAGCATATTCAAAATTCATTTGCAAAGTTAATGGAAAATAAAAATTTTAAAAATAGATATGAAGTATTAAAGGCGGAAGTAATGGCACATCCGCGTGTGAAAGAATTTATAGACGAACATCAAGGTGAAGTAACAACTTCTATGATTGAGCGCAGCCTTGTGAAGTTATACGAATATATTGGGCAAAGTGTAGGTTGCGCGGATTGTCCGGATCTAGGTTCGTGTAAAAACATGCTGCAAGGATATGAGCCAAAGCTTGTTATCCAAGGGAAGATGATTGATATTCAATACGATCGTTGCGTTAGAAAAGTAGCGTATGACGAGAGAAAGAAATATGAAAAACTCGTTCAAAGTGTATATATGCCAACTGACATTTTACAGGCAACGATGGAAAATTTAGATCCTTCAGATTTAGATGCGCGTATTGATGCAATTGGTGCTGCCAATGAATTTTTAAGTACATATGAACCTGGTAAAAAAGTACAAGGTTTGTATTTGTACGGTAAATTTGGTGTAGGGAAAACGTATTTGTTAGGAGCAATGGCGAATGAGCTTGCTCAAAAGAAAATAAGTTCGATGCTCGTATACTTCCCTGAATTTCTACGTGAAATTAAAAGTTCGATTCAAGATAATTCGATTGGGGAAAAGATTGATGCGGTGAAACGCGTACAAGTTTTAATGCTAGATGATATCGGAGCAGAAGCGATGTCAAGCTTTGTGCGTGACGATGTACTTGGCGCAATTTTGCAATTCCGTATGTTAGAAAACTTACCGACGTTCTTTACGTCTAACTTTGATTTCAAGGAATTGGAACATCATTTAACGTATACACAACGTGGTGAAGCAGAACAAATGAAAGCAGCGCGTATTATGGAACGAATTAAATATTTAGCGAAGCCAATTCCAATTGGCGGGAAAAACCGACGTCATAAGTAA
- the rpmI gene encoding 50S ribosomal protein L35: MPKQKTHRGSAKRFKKTGSGKLKRSHAYTSHLFANKSTKAKRKLRKAGVVSAGDFKRIRQMLDNLK, translated from the coding sequence ATGCCTAAACAAAAAACTCATCGCGGCTCTGCAAAGCGTTTCAAAAAGACTGGATCAGGTAAACTGAAACGTTCTCACGCTTACACAAGCCATTTATTCGCTAACAAATCTACAAAAGCTAAACGTAAACTACGTAAAGCTGGTGTAGTAAGCGCTGGTGACTTCAAACGCATTCGTCAAATGCTTGACAACTTAAAATAA
- the thrS gene encoding threonine--tRNA ligase codes for MADVVKITFPDGAVKEFPKGVTTEEIAASISPGLKKKAVAGKLNDEMIDLVTPIEEDGAVSIITLDSEDGLYILRHSTAHLLAQALKRLYKDAKLELGIGPVIENGFYYDIDMEEAITVEDFKKIEKEMQKIVNENLEIVRHEVPRAEALRRFEEIGDELKLDLINDLPEDAVISIYEQGEFFDLCRGVHLPSTGKIKVFKLLSVAGAYWRGDSNNKMLQRIYGTAFVKKAELDEHLRMLEEAKERDHRKLGKELKLFTNSQKVGQGLPLWLPKGATIRRIIERYIVDKEASLGYDHVYTPVLGSRELYETSGHWNHYRDGMFPSMEMDNEELVLRPMNCPHHMMVYKNDIHSYRELPIRIAELGTMHRYEMSGALSGLQRVRGMTLNDAHIFVRPDQIKEELKRVVNLTLEVYKDFGLENYSFRLSYRDPADTKKYYADDEMWEKAQGMLKEAMDEMGLDYYEAEGEAAFYGPKLDVQVRTALGKDETLSTVQLDFLLPERFELAYVGEDGKQHRPVVIHRGVVSTMERFVAFLIEEYKGAFPTWLAPVQAQVIPVSPQVHLDYAKKVQDELRRAGIRVELDTREEKIGYKIREAQMQKIPYMLVVGDNEVTENGVNVRKYGEQKSETIALDAFVDMIKVEGKR; via the coding sequence ATGGCAGATGTAGTTAAAATTACTTTCCCTGATGGAGCTGTGAAGGAGTTTCCAAAAGGCGTAACAACTGAAGAAATCGCAGCTTCTATTAGCCCAGGCTTAAAGAAAAAAGCTGTGGCTGGAAAATTAAACGATGAGATGATCGATCTTGTTACACCAATCGAAGAAGATGGTGCAGTTTCTATTATTACATTAGATTCTGAAGATGGCTTATACATTTTACGCCATTCAACAGCCCACCTTTTAGCACAAGCGTTAAAACGTTTATATAAAGATGCTAAGCTTGAGCTTGGCATTGGTCCAGTAATCGAAAATGGCTTCTACTACGATATTGATATGGAAGAAGCAATTACAGTTGAAGACTTCAAGAAAATCGAAAAAGAAATGCAAAAAATTGTGAACGAGAACTTAGAAATCGTTCGTCATGAAGTACCACGCGCAGAAGCACTTCGTCGCTTTGAAGAAATCGGCGATGAGTTAAAATTAGATTTAATTAACGATCTTCCAGAAGATGCAGTTATTTCAATCTATGAGCAAGGCGAATTCTTCGACCTTTGCCGTGGTGTTCACCTTCCATCTACAGGGAAAATTAAAGTATTTAAATTATTAAGCGTTGCGGGTGCTTACTGGCGCGGTGATAGCAATAATAAAATGCTACAACGTATTTACGGTACTGCATTCGTTAAGAAAGCAGAATTAGATGAGCACTTACGTATGCTTGAAGAAGCGAAAGAGCGCGATCACCGTAAATTAGGTAAAGAATTAAAACTATTTACTAATAGCCAAAAAGTAGGACAAGGTTTACCACTTTGGTTACCAAAAGGTGCAACAATCCGCCGCATTATTGAGCGTTACATCGTTGATAAAGAAGCAAGCTTAGGCTATGATCACGTATACACTCCAGTACTAGGAAGCAGAGAGCTTTATGAAACTTCTGGTCACTGGAATCACTACCGTGATGGTATGTTCCCATCAATGGAAATGGATAATGAAGAGTTAGTTCTTCGTCCAATGAACTGCCCTCACCACATGATGGTTTATAAAAATGATATTCATAGCTACCGTGAATTACCAATCCGTATTGCGGAACTTGGAACAATGCACCGCTATGAAATGTCAGGTGCGTTATCTGGATTACAACGTGTACGCGGAATGACTTTAAACGATGCGCACATTTTCGTTCGCCCAGATCAAATTAAAGAAGAGTTAAAACGTGTTGTAAACTTAACGCTAGAAGTGTACAAAGATTTCGGTTTGGAGAACTATTCATTCCGTCTATCTTATCGTGACCCAGCTGATACTAAAAAGTACTATGCTGATGACGAGATGTGGGAAAAAGCACAAGGTATGTTAAAAGAAGCTATGGATGAAATGGGTCTTGATTATTATGAAGCTGAAGGTGAAGCGGCATTCTACGGTCCAAAACTTGACGTTCAAGTTCGTACTGCTCTTGGAAAAGACGAAACACTTTCAACTGTACAATTAGACTTCTTACTTCCAGAACGATTTGAATTAGCTTACGTTGGTGAAGACGGTAAACAACATCGTCCAGTTGTAATTCACCGTGGTGTTGTATCAACTATGGAACGTTTCGTAGCCTTCTTAATTGAAGAATACAAAGGTGCATTCCCAACTTGGTTAGCTCCAGTTCAAGCACAAGTAATTCCAGTTTCTCCGCAAGTACATTTAGACTATGCGAAGAAAGTACAAGACGAATTACGTCGTGCTGGTATCCGTGTTGAATTAGATACTCGTGAAGAGAAGATCGGTTACAAAATCCGTGAAGCGCAAATGCAAAAAATTCCGTACATGCTTGTAGTAGGTGACAATGAAGTGACTGAAAACGGCGTAAACGTACGTAAATATGGTGAACAAAAATCAGAAACAATTGCACTAGATGCTTTTGTTGATATGATTAAAGTAGAAGGAAAACGATAA
- the infC gene encoding translation initiation factor IF-3 has protein sequence MMINEQIRAREVRLVGANGDQLGIKSRNDALDLAANLNLDLVLVAPNAKPPVCRIMDYGKFRFEQQKKEKEQRKNQKVISMKEVRLSPTIDEHDFNTKLRNAIKFLEKGDKVKASIRFKGRAITHKEIGQRVLDRFSEACAEVSTIESKPKMEGRSMFLVLAPKNDK, from the coding sequence ATGATGATTAACGAGCAAATTCGTGCACGTGAAGTACGTTTAGTTGGTGCAAATGGCGATCAACTTGGAATCAAGTCTCGTAATGACGCTTTAGACTTAGCTGCAAATCTTAATCTTGATTTAGTATTAGTTGCTCCAAATGCGAAACCGCCAGTATGCCGCATTATGGACTACGGTAAATTCCGCTTTGAGCAACAGAAGAAAGAAAAAGAACAGCGCAAAAATCAAAAAGTAATTAGCATGAAAGAAGTTCGTTTAAGTCCAACAATTGATGAACACGACTTTAACACAAAACTTCGTAATGCTATCAAGTTTTTAGAGAAAGGCGACAAGGTTAAAGCGTCAATTCGCTTTAAAGGACGTGCCATTACTCATAAAGAAATCGGTCAACGTGTTTTAGATCGCTTCTCAGAAGCTTGTGCTGAAGTTAGTACAATTGAATCTAAGCCTAAAATGGAAGGACGTAGTATGTTCTTAGTTTTAGCACCGAAAAACGATAAGTAA
- the speD gene encoding adenosylmethionine decarboxylase: protein MDTMGRHVIAELWDCDFDKLNDMPYIEQLFVDAALRAGAEVREVAFHKFAPQGVSGVVIISESHLTIHSFPEHGYASIDVYTCGDRIDPNVAAEYIAEGLNAKTRESIELPRGTGSFEIKQRETKAL, encoded by the coding sequence ATGGATACGATGGGTCGTCACGTAATCGCTGAACTTTGGGATTGCGATTTCGACAAGCTTAATGACATGCCGTATATTGAACAATTATTTGTGGATGCAGCACTGAGAGCTGGTGCTGAAGTGCGTGAGGTTGCTTTCCATAAATTTGCACCACAAGGTGTAAGTGGAGTAGTAATTATCTCGGAATCACATTTAACAATTCATAGCTTTCCGGAGCACGGTTACGCAAGTATTGATGTTTATACTTGTGGGGATCGTATTGATCCAAATGTTGCTGCAGAATATATTGCAGAAGGTTTAAACGCAAAAACGCGTGAGAGCATCGAGCTTCCTCGAGGCACTGGTAGCTTCGAAATTAAGCAGAGAGAAACAAAAGCTCTTTAA
- a CDS encoding glyceraldehyde-3-phosphate dehydrogenase — protein MTRVAINGFGRIGRMVFRQAIKESAFEIVAINASYPSETLAHLIKYDTVHGKFDGTVEAFEDHLLVDGKMIRLLNNRDPKELPWTDLGVEVVIEATGKFNSKEKAILHVEAGAKKVILTAPGKNEDVTIVVGVNEDQLDITKHTVISNASCTTNCLAPVVKVLDEQFGIENGLMTTVHAYTNDQKNIDNPHKDLRRARACGQSIIPTTTGAAKALAKVLPHLNGKLHGMALRVPTPNVSLVDLVVDVKRDVTVEAINDAFKTVANGALKGIVEFSEEPLVSIDFNTNTHSAIIDGLSTMVMGDRKVKVLAWYDNEWGYSRRVVDLVTLVVDELAKQKNVQHI, from the coding sequence ATGACTCGTGTGGCAATTAATGGATTTGGACGTATTGGGAGAATGGTATTTCGTCAGGCAATAAAAGAAAGCGCATTCGAAATTGTAGCAATCAATGCAAGCTATCCATCTGAAACGTTAGCACATTTAATTAAATATGATACAGTTCACGGCAAGTTTGACGGAACAGTAGAAGCATTTGAAGATCACTTATTAGTTGATGGAAAAATGATTCGCCTTTTAAACAACCGCGATCCAAAGGAATTGCCTTGGACAGATCTAGGTGTTGAAGTTGTAATTGAAGCAACTGGTAAATTTAATTCAAAAGAAAAAGCAATTCTTCATGTTGAAGCTGGAGCGAAAAAAGTTATTTTAACAGCGCCTGGTAAAAATGAAGATGTAACAATTGTAGTTGGTGTGAACGAAGACCAATTAGATATCACAAAACATACTGTTATTTCAAATGCATCTTGCACAACAAACTGTTTAGCGCCTGTTGTTAAGGTGTTAGATGAGCAATTTGGAATTGAAAACGGTTTAATGACAACTGTCCATGCTTATACAAATGACCAAAAAAATATTGATAACCCACATAAAGATTTAAGAAGAGCACGTGCTTGCGGACAATCAATCATTCCGACAACGACAGGTGCGGCGAAAGCGCTTGCAAAAGTTCTTCCGCACTTAAACGGAAAACTTCATGGTATGGCACTTCGTGTACCAACGCCAAACGTGTCTCTTGTTGACTTAGTAGTAGATGTAAAACGTGATGTGACAGTTGAAGCTATTAACGATGCGTTTAAAACTGTTGCAAACGGTGCGTTAAAAGGCATTGTAGAATTCAGCGAAGAGCCTTTAGTATCTATTGACTTTAATACAAATACACACTCAGCTATTATTGATGGTTTATCTACAATGGTAATGGGTGATCGTAAAGTGAAAGTACTTGCTTGGTATGATAACGAGTGGGGCTACTCTCGTCGTGTTGTAGATCTTGTAACGTTAGTTGTTGACGAATTAGCGAAACAAAAAAATGTGCAACATATTTAA
- the coaE gene encoding dephospho-CoA kinase (Dephospho-CoA kinase (CoaE) performs the final step in coenzyme A biosynthesis.) gives MTVVIGLTGGIASGKSTVSDMFRELSIPVIDADIIAREVVERGKPAYNKIVEVFGTEVLQEDGELDRPKLGSVVFYNEEKRLQLNKIVHPAVREEMNRQKEKYIKEGMQAVVLDIPLLFESKLTSLVDRVLVVAVKPHTQLERLMKRNNFSEEEATVRIQSQMPLEEKVKNADEVINNDGTIMGTKTQLQVILKNWNIID, from the coding sequence ATGACAGTAGTAATTGGATTAACAGGAGGCATTGCAAGCGGGAAAAGTACGGTATCAGACATGTTTCGTGAACTGAGTATACCAGTTATTGATGCGGATATTATTGCAAGGGAAGTTGTAGAGCGAGGAAAACCAGCATATAACAAAATAGTAGAAGTGTTTGGAACGGAAGTATTACAAGAAGATGGAGAATTGGATCGACCGAAATTAGGAAGTGTCGTTTTCTATAATGAAGAAAAACGATTGCAGTTAAATAAAATTGTTCACCCTGCAGTGCGTGAGGAAATGAATAGGCAAAAGGAAAAGTACATAAAGGAAGGTATGCAAGCGGTTGTGTTAGATATACCTCTCTTATTTGAAAGTAAATTAACAAGTCTCGTTGACCGCGTTTTAGTTGTAGCAGTTAAGCCACATACGCAATTAGAACGTTTAATGAAACGAAATAATTTTTCAGAAGAAGAAGCAACAGTTCGTATTCAATCTCAAATGCCGTTAGAAGAAAAAGTGAAGAATGCAGATGAAGTGATAAATAATGATGGCACAATTATGGGAACGAAAACACAATTACAGGTGATTTTAAAGAATTGGAACATTATTGACTAA